TCTGCATCCGTGTAATAGATACATGAGTGTAATCTTCTTTTAATTAAGACCTGCTGCTGGCAGATGCTTCACATAGGACGCTCATAGGATGTCCTCATTTCTCTTCTGGGCCTTCTCTCATCTTGCATCTTCAATGCAAAGACATCCTGCTTCGTCTTAATCATAAAACTCCTTTTTAACAcgttatctatttatttatttatttcctcagTCTCAGCACCACGAAGAGGAGAAGAGAGCCCTCAGCCGTGAGATTATCGTCCTCAACAACCATCTCATGGAGGCCAAACTCACCATCAATAAACTCAAGGAGGACAACGTGAGTATCCTCGCCTGCATTTAATGTAACAATAAGTGCCTTGTCTGCATACAAATGTATTTCCAAAAGAGAATACTTTAAAACTGGCTTGAAGAGTAGATTACAATGAACGCACATTTCTGGACTAGCTGACTCAGGTAAAGTTTAGATAATGGATACTGGAGAAAACTTggccaaaaaataataataataataataaacgaTACACTGAATATGTAAAAATCtgtcatttttgcaaaacaaagctTTTAATTTAGCTTGAAGTTTATATTTGACTTAAGACACATCAATGAAACAGTAACTTGGGATACTCACACAAGTGCTTTAACTTCCATTCCTGGTCCACAATCCAGCCTTGTTAGTGCCAACATGGACGTTGGCTCAAAGCGGCGACTCATCATAAAAGTCAAGTCTCATATTGCCACAAGATCTTGGATATTTCTGTTCTAAGAAGCTACAACAGATGGAGGAATTGTTTTAGGGTGAATATTCTCTTAACAATGGGCATCCTGGAGATGAACTCCAGGGGACGCACGTGGCAATGTGTCTGActtacttttgaaatgaagatCTCTGCGAGGACTGGAGGCCAGGTTAGATATTCTCTTTTTGCTCTCTGGCAGTCGTAAGGCCTTTTGAGTGGCAGAAGAGGATTTGGACAATCCTTCTCCATTTCCTGCAGGGCTGATTGGAGTCAAGGTTCATTTTTTTGAACCCTCTGCGTTTGGTGTGAGACAGCCGTCGCTGCTAATGAGCTGGTCTTGCCGCTATCTGCTGTCACACATTACACCCAAAGGGGGAAAACAGGATAGTACAATCAATCAtcgtatcattttttttaaggccatctttaataatataatatggaatggtgttttttttttcttgataataaaaaataaaatgtaatcatttaaTTGTCAAATGTGACCGTATTGTACCGAGCAGCTACGAAAGATTCTGGCATCACGAATTTGTCGCTACGCAACGGCAATGTTGCATTTCCATCGCATCCATTTGTGGTTTTTCTGGCCGTCAGTACATTACTGCTGGcaaaaagcacaacaacaaatcTATGCTTACTTGTCTCATGAGATATTCCAAAGGCTTGTGGTGCCATTATGGATAACGGTGGCTCaagatgaattttttttttcttttccttttgagaaaattgtacAGCCTCAGGGATATTCAATAGTGTGAGCTAACTATGAAGCGACTGAAACTAAGACACCGCCAACAAACTATTTGAAACGTCTCCACAATCCACAGGGGCGCCTTAACGTTCCCCCGGCAATAGCAAAAGATGGAATACTAAAATGATTGGAAAGAAAGTCGCAGCAAACTAGCGGGGGAGTCAAAAGCTGTCAAAGCGAACGCTTTGATCCCCttggcaaaataaataaataaaaaatctcaGCGCTGCGGCACGCTCGGGATACAGTATGGAGTGGCAAGACCGTGACCTTTTCTAAGTGAACTGATTTTACCGTTTTTACAGAAAATACGAACCACCCACACAAATAAAACGCGACCGCTACATGGTGTACCAAACTTCAGTCAGCGGGGAgcggctccagctcaccctcATAAAGCCGAACGAAGACGGATGGACGGCCATTTCATTCGGTTATATTATGTACTAAACAACGACAGCTGTCCAATTTATGGCCGGAGAACAGAAAATATGATTAAGATGCTCTCCAGTCAGTTCCAATGTTCTGctatataaaatatgtatgtaCAAATTCTATTACATTGCCCAGGAAGCCCTTTATGAGGTCTACTACTTACTATCACACCGCATCACTGCACCTATAATTAGCCCTTCTTCCCACCCAGGTCTCCCCCTaattagaaaataattaaatggcGATTAGAAAGCGGTAATTTAAAGTGTTGGAGGTTAGCCCCTGTGGCAATATGAACTCCAAATCCCTTCTCGCTGTGTCTGGTAGCGCATGAACGATGGAGCTTTGTGTCTGATTTTCAGGACCTGTACAGGAAAGACTGCAACCTGGCGGCCCAGCTGCTGCAGTGCTCGAAATCTCATTACAGAGCTCACAAGATGTCTGAGGTGAGCTCTTGGACTCCATTTAATCGTTGTGTTGGAACCACCAAACGTCGCAATGAACGTCAATTTAATGACACAATCGTTTTAAAGGTGTTTGTGAGCCattatctatccatccattttctatatccAGATGAATGAAATATGTAAATGATTTCACAACACCATCAAAGGTGGCGTTATGGCTATGAACTCCAGAGTGGCTTAATTAAGATTTGCCTCAGATAACGACTAACGCTGAGCTAGCTCTCTTCAAGTGTCCTCACCTACTTTTCATCTGTATTCCTCCTGGAAACTGGCAGTAGCTAAAAATAGGCCACATTTATAAGATGCAGGTTATTTTATGCCGAGGCGAGCTTCTATTTCCAAACAAAGAATctatctttttctctctctctctctctctctgtctatTTCCATCTAAAGGCCCAGAGCGCTGGTTTAATCTGAATCTAAGATGTTCCCTGTGGAACTGATATGTGTTTGATGGTAGAGTGAGGGAAAAGGGACACTGAGTAAAAGTGGAAAagagggctttttttttttcctgagaaGCCGCTAGAAGATGAAAGAATAAGAAGATGAGTTGGTATGACTGGAACATCTAACTGACTAAATTTAATAGCCACACAGGTAATTGACAGTGAGACATAGCAagacagagaaaaagaaaaaaaaatatctgcaaTTATTAATGGGAATCTGGAGCCTTGTTTGGAAGAAGGAGGTAGAATTGTGTTGGGAAACAGtggaacaaataaataaatggatgttGTGTTCAGCTGTTTCCTGACAAGTTCATTTCGGAGAGGGCAAAATAGCGCGAGTCCCCCGAGAAGGCCTGGACTGTGCGAGAATGAATTACTTTCTAAAACagaacaagaaaatgaaactCCGAAAGGCTGACGTATCCTTAAGAGAACCATTTACGCTCACCTCTacaaataatgacaaaatatttcactttgtATTCTCCAAAGAGTGTTAGAATCATCTGCtttaatcttgtttttttgtctctccGTGTTTCAGCTGCCACTGGACTTCCAGGAACGCGTTAGTTCTCACATAAAGAAACATAATCAGGGTAGCGAAGCCACCATGACAATGTGCCATTCCAACTACTCTGACGCTGTGCCCACAACCATCATAGCCAAGTTACTGGAAAAACCAGAACCGGGAAACAGTTGCCCCGTTACTCGCTCCCCGAGTCCACACCCACAGGATGGAGACTCCCTGGCGGAACCGGGGAGTAACGATCACGTCAACCGCCGAGTTGCGTACAAGTCCTCCGACCTGTACTGCAGCGATACGGCCCTGTATTGTCCCGAACGTTGGCAGGAAACGGACCGCCGGCAGAGCATCGACCTCCACGGGACCACTATGCTCCAGCTCCATGCCCAAAACTCCACAGACAGCAACCCCGATGAGGAAGCCTACCACTCCGGTAGCTTCGCCCATCATGAGCCGCCGTCGTCCTTTCACCGCCATGAGGATTTCAGCGCCGGAAGCCTCCCTGCCTCTAGTTCCTACTCGAGTTTCAGCCTCGCCTCAGATGACAAAGGTGGCTTAGGTGTACGCACTGGTAGCAGCACTTTATCCACTTCCCACCAAGGTCTGTACATGGACTGGCGGGATGGCGGTAGCGGGGAGTACGAACGCAAAGGCATGTCTTCCTACGATAAAGACGGCTCCGATTTCCCCAAGTCCAACAGTATCCAGCACATTGCGACTTCGAGAAGTCCGCAGAAGGGCACCTCGCCGGCATACACGAGGACCGGCTCTTGCTTCAGCGAACCGTACCATTCCAGCACCCCTCGCCTGGCCTCGTCTCACAGTATGGGATCTACAACCGGGTTGGGTCAGGTACAAGGTACCACCCTGGAAAGCAAGGCCGATATCCacgtccaagaagacgagctAAGCGGCCGCTGGAAGCAGTTGAGTGTGGAAGATATCAACACGTTCTCGTCTTCCTATCGGAACGTCACAGGACGAAGCTCGCCGTACAGTTTCTCAGAGTGCCACTACGCCATGGGCCCGTCGAGCAAGGCCAAGGGATCTCACTACAGCAGCTTCCAAGAGGGAGATGACGTCTTCCACAGCCACATGCTGGATCAGTGTTTCGCCTTGGGTTCCCCTTCCCCCAGTCGCAGCCCCAAACATCCACCGGCGGAGCTTCGTAAACAGAAAAAGAACTCCACCGCGTACAGGGCCAAGGACGGCAATCCAGAAAGCTCGTTGCTCTCAGGAAGTTCAAAGGAGAAGGAGCGTGTCAAGAAGGACTTTGTCAATCTGAGTGCGGCAAGCTCGGCCGAGTCCTTACACCAAAGTCCCTTGGAAGCCTCAAGTCTTCAGCATTACCCGAGCCCCAGGCCGAGTATTCGGCAACGCCCGAGCTCCAGCTCCGCACTGAGCGCTGTCGGCCCGGCGCTCCCTAAGAAAACCTCTTCGAGATACCAAAAATTTGGCAGCACTGGGCTGACGAGGAAGGACAGTCTGACCAAGGCTCAGCTCTACGGCACGCTGCTCAACTGAAGCACCGAGGAAGGAGCTTGTTTTATGCATGACGATGATGATTACTAGCCTTCTGTACTGTACTGTCTCAAAAGTTCTCCGCAGCATACTTGGTGTGACGAGGGTGTTCAGTGTTTCATGTATCCTAGCCAAGGCATGTTTCATTGAGTCTGCGACATCCTTTTCTATCGTATGTCATATTAAAGTGTAGCTTTTAGCTAGCGAAAAATTGTGTAGCAATTCAGTGACGATTCATTCTGTTGATCTTTGGAGTCACTGGAATGAAACCATTTTCAGCAAGACAGACCATGGACGTACTGTGCTTTGTGCTAAAACTTTGATACTGAATACTGTTAGGAAAACCAGCAAGAAACTTAACTCTTCTTCGAAAAAAGTATAAATAGTAAGTAAATGTAAAGCATGTGTAATGGGATACTATTATTCATAACCATTTTCCAATTTTATTGTATCAACAACAGTGAGCTTGTATAGCAAACCACAGAAAGTTAGTCAAATGAATTCGAAGTGACTGGactcaaatcaaaacaatgcaaTGGTTCCGATGCAAGCTGCAAGAGTTTGAACAAAACTCAGCTGGATTTTGTACTATTATTTTTTGGGAATTATAAAAGTGATGTTGTATTGCACAATCATTATCCACGTAGCAGGACACTGGCTAAGTTGCCTTAATTCCGTTTAGTGGGGCACAACTTTGCAGAATCTAAcgagtgtacatactgtatatggGACAAATAAAGGAATGTCTTATCTTGTAACAAAGGCGGTGTCTTGGGAAAGGGAGTGAGCCTCTTGTATGAATAGGAACAAGATTGGAATATCTTCCACATCACTTTCGGTTTGTTTTATATCATTTGGGAGTTTTTGGGGAAGAATTCAATGGATTCACATTCAAGTGGATTTACTGATGAGATGTGAAACGAGCGAAATTgtataaaataagaaaaataggaCTCAAGCGTTGATGCGACCGAGTGTGCCAATCAAGACTGTCCAATTAAGCATTATACGTTTTGGCATTTGCTTAATAATGAGATGACaagacattattttaataCGGTTTCTTCTTATGTGGAGTTTGGaagtcattattttaatttgagtgaattccattaaaatgacatCCAGGATCATCACAGACACGGAAATGGGCTGCCACTATTTATTTAGACAGCCcttcatgttcttttttttttccccttttgcaAGCTACTAAAGCAAAATTGGAGAAGGAATGATTTTAGTGAAATCGAGGAGATCATCAAAAAGAACTGAATTTGAATATTATGTTTCTAcctcttattttttttgcaaacattgGCTTCAACTGTTGTCAACAGAAATGGCACTTATTCActatattttttcaacatttttgacaAATTTCCAATCTTATGTTTATTCCGTGTGTATTGTAACTgaattttggaaaatgaataTAACCACTGTACAAATTAAattatgttatttttgttgagGTGATGTACAGAAAGAGACTGATGGAAAATGCATCTTTACACAACAATTCAACTATTTTCTATTCAGTGGTTATGATATTTATGGAATGTGTTGATCGGCCCAAGCAAGAAATTCAAGTGGGTCTGTGCAGTCCTACCTCCTTAATGGTCCCGCTAAAAACAGAATGTGAACATGTCTGTCTGATGCATGATTATCTATTTttgctgtatttatttaataaagaTGAGTGTTGGGAATCCAGCtgcttt
Above is a genomic segment from Syngnathus acus chromosome 22, fSynAcu1.2, whole genome shotgun sequence containing:
- the LOC119116020 gene encoding brain-enriched guanylate kinase-associated protein isoform X1; its protein translation is MLRKIKTENPSYREPGMELCTKLQSQASTGRLYLETDIDRVRQLDELMANGTLIKERNETHLKKAPERASERDDRSLWERNGALADEKTKETEGKEKDKKVSYEPRWASGGRSNPCPIFKWPEGFPRMSYRSISLPRAVNITDCDGETQRDTSSFHDHKEDLRKRLSYTTHKLEMVESEFDSTRQYLETELRRAQEELEKFTEKLRRIQSSYAALQRINQDLEDKMHRTSQHHEEEKRALSREIIVLNNHLMEAKLTINKLKEDNDLYRKDCNLAAQLLQCSKSHYRAHKMSELPLDFQERVSSHIKKHNQGSEATMTMCHSNYSDAVPTTIIAKLLEKPEPGNSCPVTRSPSPHPQDGDSLAEPGSNDHVNRRVAYKSSDLYCSDTALYCPERWQETDRRQSIDLHGTTMLQLHAQNSTDSNPDEEAYHSGSFAHHEPPSSFHRHEDFSAGSLPASSSYSSFSLASDDKGGLGVRTGSSTLSTSHQGLYMDWRDGGSGEYERKGMSSYDKDGSDFPKSNSIQHIATSRSPQKGTSPAYTRTGSCFSEPYHSSTPRLASSHSMGSTTGLGQVQGTTLESKADIHVQEDELSGRWKQLSVEDINTFSSSYRNVTGRSSPYSFSECHYAMGPSSKAKGSHYSSFQEGDDVFHSHMLDQCFALGSPSPSRSPKHPPAELRKQKKNSTAYRAKDGNPESSLLSGSSKEKERVKKDFVNLSAASSAESLHQSPLEASSLQHYPSPRPSIRQRPSSSSALSAVGPALPKKTSSRYQKFGSTGLTRKDSLTKAQLYGTLLN
- the LOC119116020 gene encoding brain-enriched guanylate kinase-associated protein isoform X3; this translates as MRRKAFRRSFHDHKEDLRKRLSYTTHKLEMVESEFDSTRQYLETELRRAQEELEKFTEKLRRIQSSYAALQRINQDLEDKMHRTSQHHEEEKRALSREIIVLNNHLMEAKLTINKLKEDNDLYRKDCNLAAQLLQCSKSHYRAHKMSELPLDFQERVSSHIKKHNQGSEATMTMCHSNYSDAVPTTIIAKLLEKPEPGNSCPVTRSPSPHPQDGDSLAEPGSNDHVNRRVAYKSSDLYCSDTALYCPERWQETDRRQSIDLHGTTMLQLHAQNSTDSNPDEEAYHSGSFAHHEPPSSFHRHEDFSAGSLPASSSYSSFSLASDDKGGLGVRTGSSTLSTSHQGLYMDWRDGGSGEYERKGMSSYDKDGSDFPKSNSIQHIATSRSPQKGTSPAYTRTGSCFSEPYHSSTPRLASSHSMGSTTGLGQVQGTTLESKADIHVQEDELSGRWKQLSVEDINTFSSSYRNVTGRSSPYSFSECHYAMGPSSKAKGSHYSSFQEGDDVFHSHMLDQCFALGSPSPSRSPKHPPAELRKQKKNSTAYRAKDGNPESSLLSGSSKEKERVKKDFVNLSAASSAESLHQSPLEASSLQHYPSPRPSIRQRPSSSSALSAVGPALPKKTSSRYQKFGSTGLTRKDSLTKAQLYGTLLN
- the LOC119116020 gene encoding brain-enriched guanylate kinase-associated protein isoform X2, encoding MKKIYIGKTALKSQRNGCKHQKRSSFHDHKEDLRKRLSYTTHKLEMVESEFDSTRQYLETELRRAQEELEKFTEKLRRIQSSYAALQRINQDLEDKMHRTSQHHEEEKRALSREIIVLNNHLMEAKLTINKLKEDNDLYRKDCNLAAQLLQCSKSHYRAHKMSELPLDFQERVSSHIKKHNQGSEATMTMCHSNYSDAVPTTIIAKLLEKPEPGNSCPVTRSPSPHPQDGDSLAEPGSNDHVNRRVAYKSSDLYCSDTALYCPERWQETDRRQSIDLHGTTMLQLHAQNSTDSNPDEEAYHSGSFAHHEPPSSFHRHEDFSAGSLPASSSYSSFSLASDDKGGLGVRTGSSTLSTSHQGLYMDWRDGGSGEYERKGMSSYDKDGSDFPKSNSIQHIATSRSPQKGTSPAYTRTGSCFSEPYHSSTPRLASSHSMGSTTGLGQVQGTTLESKADIHVQEDELSGRWKQLSVEDINTFSSSYRNVTGRSSPYSFSECHYAMGPSSKAKGSHYSSFQEGDDVFHSHMLDQCFALGSPSPSRSPKHPPAELRKQKKNSTAYRAKDGNPESSLLSGSSKEKERVKKDFVNLSAASSAESLHQSPLEASSLQHYPSPRPSIRQRPSSSSALSAVGPALPKKTSSRYQKFGSTGLTRKDSLTKAQLYGTLLN